The following are encoded in a window of Bacillus sp. SORGH_AS_0510 genomic DNA:
- the yajC gene encoding preprotein translocase subunit YajC produces MQGISTIIPLILMFVLFYFLLIRPQQKRQKAVANMQNELKKGDKIVTIGGLHGFIDSIDDNKVVIKCGDGSRLTYDRSAIREVTEAGEGVSLTK; encoded by the coding sequence ATGCAAGGAATTAGTACAATCATTCCATTAATTTTAATGTTTGTGTTATTTTATTTCCTATTAATCCGCCCACAGCAAAAGCGCCAAAAAGCGGTTGCGAACATGCAAAACGAATTGAAAAAAGGGGATAAAATCGTTACAATCGGTGGATTACACGGTTTTATTGACTCAATTGATGATAATAAGGTAGTCATTAAGTGTGGAGATGGCAGCCGTCTTACATACGATCGTTCTGCTATTCGTGAAGTCACTGAAGCTGGTGAAGGCGTAAGTTTAACGAAATAA
- a CDS encoding TIGR04086 family membrane protein: MYGLIFIFAFAVISSLIFAFILRFTSAREDSLQYVITALSFIGLFGGGFLSGGKRKEKGWLIGGITGLIYSIVVFLFQYLGYDRLFSAEQVIYHTCYTLIAMMGGILGVNISTSNTRSA, encoded by the coding sequence TTGTACGGATTAATTTTTATCTTTGCCTTTGCCGTCATTTCCAGTCTAATTTTTGCCTTTATTCTAAGGTTTACATCAGCTAGGGAAGACTCACTTCAATATGTAATAACAGCCTTATCATTTATTGGGCTTTTTGGAGGAGGATTTCTTTCAGGTGGAAAGAGAAAAGAAAAGGGCTGGCTAATTGGGGGAATAACAGGTCTAATTTACTCTATTGTCGTTTTCTTATTTCAATACTTAGGTTACGATCGCCTCTTTTCTGCTGAGCAGGTAATCTATCACACTTGCTACACACTGATTGCTATGATGGGCGGTATCCTAGGAGTAAATATTTCAACAAGCAATACAAGATCGGCATAA
- a CDS encoding DUF421 domain-containing protein, which translates to MEVYFNIILRTLFLYLMIIVIFRLMGKREIGELSILDLVVFIMIGEMAVIAIENTKDPLIHSIIPMVLLMIIQITLAFISLKSKKFRDLVDGDPSIIINRGKIDEKAMRRQRYNFDDLMTQLREKDIRSIADVEFAILESSGSLSVIEKIKSNKKNQKKQGDITIPLILDGAIEEENLKRINKTNLWLRQELKKKGYRDVKKISFCSYENGEFYIDLQDE; encoded by the coding sequence GTGGAAGTTTATTTCAATATCATCTTACGGACCTTATTCTTGTATTTAATGATTATTGTTATCTTTAGATTAATGGGAAAAAGAGAGATTGGTGAGTTGAGTATCCTGGATCTAGTAGTTTTTATTATGATCGGTGAAATGGCCGTTATCGCTATTGAGAATACAAAGGATCCACTGATACATTCGATTATACCAATGGTATTACTAATGATTATTCAAATCACCCTTGCCTTTATCTCACTGAAAAGTAAAAAGTTTCGGGATCTTGTCGATGGTGATCCGAGCATAATTATCAACCGCGGAAAAATTGATGAAAAAGCCATGCGAAGGCAAAGATACAATTTTGACGACTTAATGACCCAGTTAAGGGAGAAGGACATTCGCAGTATCGCAGATGTAGAATTTGCCATACTAGAATCATCGGGCAGTTTATCGGTAATTGAGAAAATAAAAAGTAACAAAAAAAATCAAAAAAAGCAGGGAGATATAACCATTCCGTTAATTTTAGATGGGGCGATAGAAGAGGAGAACTTGAAAAGAATTAACAAAACCAATCTTTGGCTGCGCCAGGAGTTGAAAAAAAAGGGATATCGTGATGTGAAAAAAATTTCCTTTTGCAGCTATGAGAATGGCGAATTTTATATTGACTTGCAGGATGAGTAA
- the spoVB gene encoding stage V sporulation protein B, producing MSKFLKGTFILLIAGLITRVLGFVYRIVLARSIGEEGVGLYMMAYPTFILVVTITQLGLPVAISKNIAEAEARKDYGEIKKILVVSLAITIGLSIIITPALLLLAPLLSTTLFTDPRTYYPLMAIAPALPIIAISSVLRGYFQGRQNMRPSAISQILEQFVRITIIATATKTFMPYGVEYAAAAAMGASVLGELLSLLYLLTMFKLKKRFKLRKNFFQFVHKGKRTFKELMEIAIPTMGSRMIGSIAWFFEPIVVAHSLALAGVIAVNATKQYGALTGYAMPLLMLPSFVTFSLATSLVPAISEANSQNNFKLIEYRLQQALRFVFLTGGLAVIVLYVLADPLMQLMYGSTKGAYFIRLMAPFFLFFYYQGPLQAVLQALNLARAAMINSLIGAVVKTAVIFLLASQPAFGITGAALGIIVGFVLVTGLHFATVLKRVSFSFYILDYVKGFLAMGASACCGYWLFENLFTNEHLVLRVGTSALSMTIAYSFLLLILGLIKKDELKRIPWIGKFITV from the coding sequence ATGTCAAAGTTTTTAAAAGGGACGTTTATCCTATTAATTGCAGGATTAATTACAAGGGTACTTGGTTTTGTTTATCGAATTGTTCTAGCCCGGAGTATCGGTGAGGAAGGCGTCGGCTTATATATGATGGCATACCCCACATTTATTCTTGTGGTTACGATTACACAGCTTGGCCTTCCAGTCGCTATTTCTAAAAATATAGCAGAGGCAGAGGCTAGGAAAGATTATGGAGAAATCAAAAAGATTCTAGTAGTCTCACTGGCGATAACAATTGGATTATCCATCATTATCACCCCAGCTTTACTTTTACTTGCGCCATTACTATCAACCACACTTTTTACTGATCCAAGAACATATTATCCTTTGATGGCAATTGCTCCCGCACTACCAATTATCGCTATTTCTTCCGTGTTGAGAGGATATTTTCAAGGGCGGCAAAACATGCGTCCGTCAGCCATCTCTCAAATACTAGAACAATTTGTAAGAATTACCATTATTGCTACTGCAACAAAAACATTCATGCCCTATGGAGTCGAATATGCGGCAGCAGCAGCGATGGGAGCTTCTGTATTAGGTGAGTTACTGTCACTCCTCTACCTTTTAACCATGTTCAAATTAAAGAAACGGTTTAAGCTAAGGAAGAACTTTTTTCAATTTGTTCACAAGGGAAAAAGAACATTTAAGGAGTTAATGGAGATTGCAATTCCAACAATGGGTAGCCGTATGATTGGTTCGATTGCCTGGTTTTTTGAGCCCATCGTGGTTGCGCATAGTTTAGCTCTGGCCGGTGTCATTGCTGTGAATGCAACGAAACAATATGGAGCATTGACAGGATACGCTATGCCACTATTAATGCTGCCTTCTTTCGTTACTTTTTCCCTGGCAACATCACTCGTTCCGGCAATCAGCGAGGCTAACTCTCAAAATAACTTCAAATTAATTGAGTATCGGCTCCAACAGGCATTAAGATTTGTCTTCTTAACAGGAGGGCTTGCCGTGATTGTCCTTTATGTCCTTGCTGATCCGCTTATGCAGCTTATGTATGGTTCTACCAAGGGAGCCTATTTCATCCGACTCATGGCGCCGTTCTTCTTGTTTTTTTACTATCAAGGACCACTACAAGCTGTACTGCAAGCACTAAACCTCGCTCGGGCAGCTATGATCAACAGTCTCATTGGTGCAGTTGTTAAAACAGCAGTGATTTTTCTACTCGCCTCCCAACCTGCATTTGGAATTACTGGAGCGGCCCTAGGAATTATTGTTGGCTTCGTACTTGTTACCGGCCTTCATTTTGCAACCGTTTTAAAGCGGGTCTCCTTTTCATTTTACATCCTGGATTATGTAAAAGGCTTCTTGGCAATGGGTGCCTCTGCATGTTGTGGGTACTGGCTTTTCGAAAATCTATTTACAAATGAACATTTAGTGTTACGTGTTGGTACGTCTGCCCTATCCATGACTATAGCTTATTCTTTCCTGCTTTTAATCCTTGGCTTAATTAAAAAGGATGAGCTGAAGCGAATCCCTTGGATTGGCAAATTTATCACTGTATAA
- the secDF gene encoding protein translocase subunit SecDF: MVKRSRIIAFFLVVLIIGSTMGATAKNILNNIKLGLDLQGGFEVLYEVKPAKKGQKIDKEVLASTAEALDKRINVLGVSEPSIQIEGKDRIRVQLAGVKDQNKAREILSTQANLTFRDANDRLMMDGSDLKQGGAKQTFDENGAPSVSLSLKSADKFRKVSEEIMNMAPNNVLVIWLDFQEGKDSFKKEVAKPNPKYLSAPTVRQIFNQDSVSIVGSFTADEAKTLASLLNAGSLPVKLKEVYSTSVGAKFGEQALNDTILAGIIGIAVIYLFMIFYYRFPGFIATVTLSIYIYLVLLIFDWMNGVLTLPGIAAIILGVGMAVDANIITYERIKEELKVGKSIKSAFQAGEKNAFTSILDSNLTTILTAGVLFFYGTSSVKGFATMLIVSILMSFLTAVYGSRLLLGLWVHSGIFNKKPSWFGVKPSNIKNIAENFDTLDLPTRFDKIDFVKNRKKFFILSGVLIAAGIIILFAFRLNLSIDFSSGTRVEVLSDKPLTVEKVQGAFEKHNLNPDDIVISGDKKEIGAARMIGVLSKDEIAKLKSDFKKEFGSEPNVSTVSPTVGKELAKNAFIALLIASLGIILYVSIRFELAMAIAAIASLLHDAFFMVAFFSITRLEVDLTFIAAVLTIVGYSINDTIVTFDRMRENMHKKKRLKTFEDIADVVNVSIRQTLTRSVNTVMTVLITVVAMMIFGGESIRNFNIALFVGLIVGVYSSIFVAASLWVVFKARELNKKGVIKTVKEKRKYSDQPQV, from the coding sequence ATGGTAAAACGTAGTAGAATTATTGCTTTCTTTCTTGTGGTCCTCATTATTGGGAGCACAATGGGGGCAACAGCGAAGAACATCCTAAACAACATTAAGCTTGGACTAGACCTTCAAGGGGGCTTTGAAGTTTTATACGAAGTTAAGCCAGCCAAAAAAGGTCAAAAAATTGATAAGGAAGTTTTAGCAAGTACAGCTGAAGCACTGGATAAGCGGATCAATGTTCTGGGTGTAAGTGAACCGAGTATCCAAATTGAAGGAAAGGACCGGATTCGTGTCCAGTTAGCTGGAGTTAAAGACCAAAACAAAGCCCGTGAAATCCTTTCTACGCAAGCGAACTTAACCTTCCGTGATGCGAATGACCGTCTAATGATGGATGGCTCGGACCTGAAACAGGGTGGAGCGAAACAAACGTTTGACGAAAACGGAGCACCAAGCGTTTCCTTATCATTAAAGAGCGCAGATAAGTTCCGTAAAGTATCAGAAGAAATTATGAATATGGCTCCAAATAATGTCCTAGTTATTTGGCTTGATTTTCAAGAAGGAAAAGATTCCTTTAAAAAAGAAGTAGCAAAACCAAATCCAAAATATTTGTCAGCCCCAACTGTAAGGCAAATATTTAACCAAGATTCAGTTTCCATTGTCGGAAGTTTCACAGCTGATGAAGCTAAAACATTGGCTTCACTATTAAATGCAGGTTCATTACCAGTGAAGCTGAAAGAAGTGTATTCTACTTCAGTTGGTGCTAAATTTGGGGAGCAGGCATTAAATGATACAATTTTAGCAGGAATCATTGGTATTGCAGTCATTTACCTATTTATGATTTTCTACTATCGTTTCCCTGGATTCATCGCAACTGTTACATTATCGATTTATATTTATTTAGTTTTATTAATCTTTGATTGGATGAATGGGGTATTAACACTGCCAGGGATCGCCGCGATCATTCTCGGGGTCGGTATGGCCGTCGATGCTAACATCATTACCTACGAACGGATCAAGGAAGAGCTAAAGGTTGGTAAATCCATTAAATCAGCTTTCCAAGCTGGTGAAAAAAATGCGTTTACATCCATTCTAGACTCCAACTTGACAACGATTCTTACTGCTGGTGTGCTTTTCTTTTATGGTACGAGCTCTGTAAAAGGATTTGCTACAATGTTAATTGTCAGTATCCTAATGAGTTTCTTAACCGCAGTATATGGGTCACGTTTATTGCTTGGCCTTTGGGTCCACAGCGGAATTTTTAATAAGAAACCAAGCTGGTTTGGTGTTAAACCATCAAATATTAAAAACATTGCTGAAAACTTTGATACGTTAGACCTTCCTACTCGATTTGATAAAATCGATTTTGTTAAAAACCGTAAGAAGTTTTTCATCTTATCAGGCGTTCTTATTGCCGCAGGTATCATTATATTATTTGCTTTCCGTTTGAATCTGTCCATTGACTTTTCAAGTGGAACACGCGTAGAAGTACTTTCGGACAAGCCGTTAACTGTAGAAAAAGTACAAGGTGCTTTTGAAAAGCATAATTTGAATCCTGATGATATCGTCATTTCTGGCGACAAAAAGGAAATTGGTGCAGCTAGGATGATTGGTGTCTTATCAAAAGACGAAATTGCAAAGCTGAAATCAGATTTTAAAAAGGAATTTGGTTCTGAGCCGAATGTTAGTACAGTTTCTCCGACTGTAGGTAAGGAACTAGCGAAGAATGCATTTATCGCATTACTGATTGCATCTTTAGGGATTATCCTTTATGTAAGTATTCGTTTTGAATTGGCGATGGCGATTGCTGCGATTGCCTCGTTACTGCATGATGCGTTCTTTATGGTTGCCTTCTTCAGTATTACGAGACTAGAAGTGGATTTAACGTTTATCGCCGCTGTTCTAACGATTGTGGGTTACTCCATCAATGATACAATCGTTACCTTTGACCGGATGCGTGAAAACATGCATAAGAAAAAGCGTCTTAAGACGTTTGAAGATATTGCAGACGTAGTCAATGTAAGTATCCGTCAAACGTTAACCCGCTCTGTCAACACAGTAATGACTGTTTTAATTACAGTAGTGGCCATGATGATTTTTGGTGGAGAGTCCATCCGTAACTTCAATATTGCCCTGTTTGTAGGATTAATTGTTGGTGTTTATTCCTCTATCTTTGTTGCAGCCTCTCTATGGGTTGTGTTTAAAGCAAGGGAATTGAATAAAAAAGGCGTCATTAAAACCGTGAAAGAAAAGAGAAAATACTCTGATCAACCACAAGTTTAA
- the recJ gene encoding single-stranded-DNA-specific exonuclease RecJ, translated as MLKSKTRWIVRKSENHLVKQLENELKITPLVASLLVNRGLDTVESARYFLFGKEEFHDPFLLKGMDLAVSRIRDAIENQEPILIFGDYDADGVSSTSVLMMTLRDLGANVQFYIPNRFTEGYGPNERAFRHAAESGISLIITVDTGISAVHEAAIAKELGVDLIITDHHEPGPVLPEALAIIHPKLPDSIYPFRELAGVGVAFKLAHALYGEVPEHLFEIAVIGTIADLVSLTGENRLIAKKGLEKLKVTQNVGLRAIFKLAGVDLSSINEETIGFTLAPRINAVGRLEDADMAVQLILTDDPEEAEHLAEEMDGLNKTRQSIVNEITAEAIEEVETKYPIDSNKVLVIGKEGWNAGVVGIVASRLVDRYYRPTIILSFDSEKGIAKGSARSIEGFDLFKNLSTCREILPHFGGHPMAAGMTLDLENVDQLRGRLNSLAEEQLTEEYLIPVTYLDEEVRLEDVHLTSLDEMNLLSPFGMDNPKPKVLINNVDIANMRKIGSEQNHLKVLVNENGSNLDGIGFGLGALMDQISPASKISLIGELSVNEWNNIRRPQIFIHDLAVESWQLFDYRGQKRMNHIAQTVPAENRKLVVFNKEHLEKINSSSLTEITLIETIEEAKDFDCHQANIVLVDFPPSKDILSNLVKGKMPARIYAYFYKESSDFFSTVPTRDHFKWFYGYLLKKGPLDLNRHGDVIAKHRGWSEETIIFMSKVFSDLDFVTINNGFITLNTEAQKRDLTDSRTYQVKQKQYALEKDLLFSSFQELKNWFDQVIQESVETEEAIKEWI; from the coding sequence ATGTTAAAGTCGAAGACAAGATGGATTGTTCGAAAATCTGAAAACCATCTAGTTAAACAACTGGAAAATGAACTGAAAATAACACCTCTAGTTGCGTCACTGCTTGTCAATCGTGGCTTAGATACCGTAGAATCTGCACGGTATTTTTTATTTGGAAAGGAAGAATTTCATGACCCTTTCCTCTTAAAAGGAATGGATCTTGCGGTTAGCCGAATTCGTGATGCAATTGAAAACCAAGAACCTATTCTAATTTTCGGCGATTATGACGCGGATGGAGTAAGCAGTACCTCCGTGTTGATGATGACATTGCGTGACCTGGGTGCTAATGTACAATTTTACATCCCAAATCGTTTTACCGAGGGATATGGACCTAATGAACGAGCATTCCGTCATGCTGCGGAATCTGGAATTAGCTTAATTATTACAGTAGATACCGGAATATCAGCTGTTCATGAAGCAGCTATAGCGAAAGAGCTTGGTGTTGACCTTATTATTACGGACCACCATGAACCTGGTCCGGTGTTACCAGAAGCACTTGCCATCATTCATCCAAAGCTTCCTGACAGCATCTATCCGTTCCGAGAACTGGCAGGTGTTGGCGTTGCTTTTAAGCTTGCCCATGCGCTATACGGAGAAGTTCCAGAGCATTTATTTGAAATTGCCGTAATTGGGACGATTGCCGATTTAGTGTCTTTAACAGGTGAAAACCGGCTGATTGCAAAAAAAGGCTTGGAGAAGCTAAAGGTGACTCAAAATGTCGGACTAAGAGCGATCTTTAAACTAGCCGGAGTCGACCTTTCTTCCATTAACGAAGAGACGATCGGTTTTACACTAGCTCCAAGGATAAATGCAGTTGGAAGACTAGAAGATGCCGATATGGCTGTTCAGCTGATTTTAACGGACGACCCAGAGGAAGCAGAACATCTTGCAGAAGAAATGGATGGTTTGAATAAGACCAGGCAGTCTATTGTAAATGAAATCACTGCTGAAGCAATTGAAGAGGTTGAAACAAAGTATCCTATTGATAGCAATAAAGTATTAGTCATCGGTAAAGAAGGCTGGAATGCAGGTGTCGTTGGAATCGTCGCATCCAGGCTGGTTGATAGGTATTACCGTCCTACTATTATCTTGAGTTTTGACTCGGAAAAGGGTATTGCAAAGGGTTCTGCCCGAAGCATTGAGGGTTTTGACTTATTTAAGAATTTATCGACATGCAGAGAAATTCTTCCGCACTTTGGTGGACACCCGATGGCTGCTGGGATGACGCTGGATCTAGAAAATGTGGATCAACTTCGAGGCAGGCTCAATAGCCTTGCAGAAGAGCAGCTAACCGAAGAGTACTTAATTCCCGTAACCTATTTAGACGAAGAAGTTCGTCTAGAGGATGTTCATCTTACTTCATTAGATGAAATGAATTTACTTTCTCCTTTTGGTATGGATAATCCTAAACCAAAAGTTCTAATAAATAATGTGGATATTGCCAATATGAGAAAAATTGGCAGTGAACAAAATCATTTAAAGGTTTTGGTTAATGAGAATGGTTCAAATTTAGATGGGATTGGCTTTGGTTTAGGAGCACTTATGGATCAAATCTCTCCTGCCTCAAAAATTTCATTAATAGGAGAATTATCTGTTAATGAATGGAACAATATACGTAGACCACAAATCTTTATCCATGATCTTGCAGTTGAATCATGGCAGTTATTTGACTATCGCGGGCAAAAACGGATGAACCATATCGCCCAAACGGTGCCTGCCGAAAACAGGAAGCTTGTTGTGTTTAATAAGGAGCATCTAGAGAAAATAAATAGTAGCAGCTTGACGGAAATCACCCTCATTGAAACGATAGAAGAAGCAAAAGACTTTGATTGCCATCAGGCAAACATTGTCCTAGTAGACTTCCCGCCATCAAAGGATATTCTATCAAATTTGGTAAAAGGGAAAATGCCGGCAAGAATCTATGCCTATTTTTATAAAGAATCGAGTGATTTTTTCAGCACTGTTCCGACGCGTGATCACTTTAAATGGTTTTATGGATACTTATTAAAGAAGGGCCCATTAGATTTAAACCGTCATGGAGATGTGATTGCCAAGCACCGCGGCTGGTCAGAGGAAACAATTATCTTTATGTCAAAGGTGTTTTCTGACTTGGATTTTGTTACAATAAACAATGGATTTATCACTTTGAATACTGAAGCGCAAAAGCGTGATTTAACTGACTCAAGAACTTATCAAGTCAAACAGAAGCAGTATGCTCTTGAAAAGGATTTATTGTTTTCATCCTTCCAGGAATTAAAAAACTGGTTCGACCAAGTGATTCAAGAGTCAGTTGAGACTGAGGAGGCAATTAAAGAATGGATTTAA
- a CDS encoding adenine phosphoribosyltransferase codes for MDLREFITIVPDWPKPGIKFKDITPLMNNGDAYRYATNQIVEYAKEKQIDIIVGPEARGFIIGCPVAYSLGVGFAPVRKEGKLPRETIKVNYGLEYGSDVLTIHKDAIKPGQRVLITDDLLATGGTIDATIQLVEQLGGVVAGIAFLVELSYLDGRKKLDGYDILTLMHY; via the coding sequence ATGGATTTAAGAGAATTTATTACAATTGTGCCTGATTGGCCGAAACCAGGAATTAAATTTAAGGATATCACTCCTTTAATGAATAATGGTGATGCATATAGATATGCAACAAACCAAATCGTTGAATATGCAAAAGAAAAACAAATCGACATTATTGTAGGACCAGAAGCACGTGGATTCATTATCGGCTGTCCTGTGGCTTATTCACTAGGAGTGGGTTTTGCTCCAGTTCGTAAAGAGGGTAAACTGCCTAGAGAAACGATTAAAGTAAACTACGGTCTTGAATACGGTTCAGACGTTTTAACGATTCATAAAGATGCGATTAAACCTGGTCAGCGTGTATTAATTACAGATGACCTATTAGCTACCGGTGGTACTATAGATGCAACGATCCAATTGGTGGAACAGCTTGGTGGGGTTGTAGCTGGTATCGCTTTCTTAGTTGAGTTAAGTTACCTGGATGGTCGTAAAAAACTTGACGGATATGATATCTTAACATTAATGCACTATTAA
- a CDS encoding bifunctional (p)ppGpp synthetase/guanosine-3',5'-bis(diphosphate) 3'-pyrophosphohydrolase, with protein sequence MANDQVLTADQVIDKTRNYLNEEHVALVKKAYEFAKHAHREQYRKSGEPYIIHPIQVAGILADLEMDPATVAAGFLHDVVEDTSVSLKDIEVAFNGEVAMLVDGVTKLGKIKYKSHEEQQAENHRKMFVAMAQDIRVILIKLADRLHNMRTLKHLPLEKQRRISNETLEIFAPLAHRLGISKIKWELEDTALRYLNPQQYYRIVNLMKKKRAEREQYLVDVIDEVKNRMGEVSIKAELSGRPKHIYSIYRKMALQNKQFSEIYDLLAVRIVVNSIKDCYAVLGIIHTCWKPMPGRFKDYIAMPKPNMYQSLHTTVIGPKGDPLEVQIRTYEMHRIAEFGVAAHWAYKEGKAISDSSTFEQKLTWFREILEFQNDTANAEEFMESLKIDLFSDMVFVFTPKGDVIELPSGSVPIDFAYRIHSEIGNKTIGAKVNGKMVTLDYQLKTGDIIEILTSKHSYGPSQDWLKLAQTSQAKNKIRAFFKKQRRDENIDKGKELVEKEIRQMEFDIKEILTLDNLKKVAEKFNFANEEDMYAAVGYNGVTALQVANRLTEKWRKKRDKEQSASIANAITDLKAFPSTKKRESGVRVQGIDNLLIRLSRCCNPVPGDEIVGFITKGRGVSVHRSDCTNIDSNDAQSRLIPVEWESSLNDRKEYNVDIEISGYDRRGLLNEVLQAVNETKTNISAVTGKSDRNKMATIIMSIAIHNVSHLQKVVDRIKQIPDIYSVRRIMN encoded by the coding sequence ATGGCGAATGATCAAGTGTTAACAGCCGACCAAGTCATCGACAAGACCCGAAACTACTTAAACGAGGAGCATGTTGCCTTAGTTAAAAAGGCATACGAATTTGCTAAACATGCTCACCGGGAACAATATAGAAAATCAGGGGAGCCGTACATTATCCATCCCATACAGGTAGCAGGTATTCTAGCTGACCTTGAGATGGATCCTGCAACGGTAGCAGCGGGATTTCTTCATGACGTTGTGGAAGATACAAGTGTATCTTTAAAGGATATTGAAGTAGCATTCAACGGTGAAGTGGCGATGCTTGTCGACGGTGTAACAAAATTAGGGAAAATTAAATATAAGTCTCACGAGGAACAGCAGGCAGAAAACCACCGGAAAATGTTTGTTGCGATGGCTCAAGACATCCGTGTGATCCTTATTAAACTTGCTGACCGTTTGCATAATATGCGGACTCTGAAACATTTACCTTTAGAAAAACAGCGTCGGATTTCAAATGAAACACTTGAAATTTTTGCACCTTTAGCACATCGTCTTGGTATTTCTAAGATTAAGTGGGAGTTGGAGGATACCGCATTAAGGTATTTAAATCCGCAGCAGTATTACCGGATTGTTAACTTAATGAAAAAGAAACGTGCCGAGCGGGAGCAATATTTAGTTGATGTGATTGATGAAGTAAAGAACCGGATGGGTGAAGTCTCTATTAAGGCAGAGCTGTCAGGACGTCCAAAGCACATTTACAGTATTTATCGAAAAATGGCATTGCAAAATAAACAATTCAGTGAGATTTACGATTTACTTGCTGTACGTATCGTAGTCAATAGCATTAAGGATTGCTATGCTGTTCTAGGGATTATTCATACGTGCTGGAAGCCAATGCCTGGACGCTTTAAAGACTATATTGCGATGCCAAAGCCAAATATGTATCAATCCTTGCATACAACGGTTATTGGGCCAAAGGGTGATCCGCTGGAGGTTCAAATCAGAACGTATGAAATGCACCGCATTGCAGAGTTCGGGGTTGCGGCACACTGGGCATATAAAGAAGGAAAAGCCATTAGTGACAGCTCTACCTTTGAACAAAAATTAACGTGGTTTAGGGAAATCCTTGAGTTCCAGAATGACACGGCTAATGCTGAGGAATTTATGGAGTCATTGAAGATTGACTTGTTCTCCGATATGGTGTTTGTATTTACACCAAAAGGTGACGTTATTGAATTGCCTTCAGGTTCAGTACCGATTGATTTTGCTTACCGGATTCACTCTGAAATCGGTAATAAAACCATTGGGGCAAAAGTTAATGGTAAAATGGTGACCTTGGATTACCAGTTAAAAACGGGGGACATTATTGAGATTCTTACCTCCAAACATTCCTACGGACCAAGTCAAGATTGGTTAAAGCTGGCACAAACCTCTCAGGCCAAAAATAAAATTCGCGCGTTCTTTAAAAAGCAGCGCCGCGATGAAAATATAGACAAAGGGAAAGAATTAGTTGAAAAAGAAATCCGTCAAATGGAATTCGATATCAAGGAAATTTTAACCCTGGATAATCTGAAAAAAGTCGCAGAGAAGTTTAATTTTGCTAATGAAGAGGATATGTATGCAGCGGTAGGTTATAACGGCGTTACGGCGTTACAGGTAGCAAACCGTCTAACGGAAAAGTGGCGTAAAAAGCGCGATAAGGAACAGTCAGCAAGCATTGCCAATGCGATTACAGATTTAAAAGCATTTCCTTCGACGAAAAAACGCGAATCAGGTGTTCGCGTTCAGGGAATTGATAACCTGTTAATTCGCTTATCTAGATGTTGTAATCCAGTGCCTGGCGATGAGATTGTCGGCTTTATTACAAAAGGGCGCGGTGTCTCAGTCCATCGCTCTGATTGTACGAATATAGATTCCAATGATGCCCAGTCTAGATTAATTCCGGTGGAGTGGGAATCATCTCTGAATGACCGGAAGGAATATAATGTGGACATTGAGATTAGCGGATATGATCGCAGAGGGCTGTTAAATGAGGTCCTTCAAGCTGTTAATGAGACAAAGACAAATATCTCAGCAGTAACAGGGAAATCTGACCGTAATAAAATGGCTACCATCATTATGTCTATTGCGATTCACAATGTCAGCCACCTTCAAAAGGTAGTTGACCGAATCAAGCAAATTCCAGATATTTATTCGGTTCGCCGAATTATGAATTAA
- the dtd gene encoding D-aminoacyl-tRNA deacylase, translating into MKVVVQRSKAAKVTVDGKVTGQITKGLVLLVGVTHEDKQEDAAYLADKIANLRIFEDADEKMNYSLLDVGGEILSVSQFTLYGDCRKGRRPNFMDAAKPEQAVELYDAFNDLLREKGIRVETGVFGAMMDVELVNDGPVTLIVESKA; encoded by the coding sequence ATGAAAGTAGTTGTCCAACGAAGCAAAGCGGCAAAGGTAACCGTGGACGGGAAAGTAACGGGGCAAATTACCAAAGGACTTGTTCTTCTCGTAGGGGTAACGCACGAAGACAAGCAAGAGGATGCTGCCTACTTAGCTGATAAAATTGCAAATCTAAGGATTTTTGAAGATGCGGATGAGAAGATGAATTATTCCCTATTGGATGTAGGTGGAGAGATTCTCTCGGTTTCGCAATTTACACTATACGGTGATTGCCGAAAAGGAAGAAGACCAAACTTTATGGATGCCGCGAAACCCGAGCAGGCAGTTGAACTCTACGATGCGTTTAACGACTTATTGCGTGAAAAAGGGATTCGAGTGGAGACTGGTGTTTTTGGTGCCATGATGGATGTAGAATTAGTTAATGATGGTCCAGTGACATTAATCGTCGAAAGTAAAGCATAA